In Chelonia mydas isolate rCheMyd1 chromosome 19, rCheMyd1.pri.v2, whole genome shotgun sequence, the following are encoded in one genomic region:
- the LOC102934346 gene encoding methyltransferase-like protein 24, translating to MGGGSALRLLLLGCGVLSLGQILLRSGRPGDAPGPFTIITIRGGPAPGSAATRHEGTAAPAGGPGGRSPGSLQRYQDENENLGPPKTHQEVALQPWAGGSQSLRSEAERFLTYISTPQLPCSRALSQAGLQAFTAGTAGAWRVCLDHMPTGSLKLQQERCLVYTFSTVKRGFEFSQRMSEMQCQVHSFGLTPYKQTDLWQKGQVQHHALWLDWHERRPVTSSQRRRSRAKRLNQIMEDFGHKKIDVLEADLASAEWKILESILVDGTVAVVHQLILTVHLHWPGFEVSGSEAAVVRYWYSLLKALEARGFRLFHSFKDLQKPQLFLHKELFNASSSYTLSWVNTSWMY from the exons ATGGGAGGCGGCTCGgcgctgcggctgctgctgctcggcTGCGGggtgctgagcctggggcagatcCTGCTGCGCTCCGGCCGCCCGGGGGACGCGCCGGGGCCCTTCACCATCATCACCATCCGCGGGGGGCCCGCCCCGGGCAGCGCCGCCACCCGCCACGAGGGGACGGCAGCCCCGGCTGGGGGGCCCGGCGGGCGcagcccgggctccctgcagcgcTACCAGGACGAGAACGAGAACCTCGGCCCGCCC AAAACCCATCAGGAGGtggccctgcagccctgggctgggggcagccagTCCCTCCGAAGCGAAGCCGAGCGATTCCTTACGTACATCAGCACCCCCCAG CTGCCCTGCTCCCGAGCTCTGAGCCAGGCTGGTCTCCAGGCTTTCACAGCCGGCACTGCCGGGGCGTGGCGAGTGTGCCTAGATCACATGCCCACTGGGTCGCTGAAGCTGCAGCAGGAGAGGTGCCTGGTTTATACCTTCAG CACGGTCAAAAGGGGCTTTGAGTTCAGCCAGCGAATGAGTGAAATGCAGTGCCAGGTGCACAGTTTTGGCCTGACCCCCTACAAGCAGACCGACCTCTGGCAGAAAGGACAGGTGCAGCACCATGCACTGTGGCTGGACTGGCACGAGCGACGCCCAGTCACCTCCTCACAGAGACGGAGGAGCCGTGCCAAGAGGCTAAATCAGATCATGGAGGACTTCGGCCACAAGAAG ATCGACGTGTTGGAGGCAGACTTGGCCAGTGCCGAGTGGAAGATTTTGGAGAGTATCCTCGTGGATGGCACCGTGGCCGTAGTGCACCAGCTGATCCTCACCGTCCACCTCCATTGGCCCGGctttgaggtcagtgggagcgAGGCAGCCGTGGTGCGGTACTGGTACAGCCTGCTGAAGGCACTAGAGGCCAGAGGCTTTCGGCTGTTCCATAGCTTCAAGGACCTGCAGAAGCCGCAGCTCTTCCTGCACAAAGAACTCTTCAATGCCAGCAGCTCCTACACCCTGAGCTGGGTCAACACATCCTGGATGTACTGA